The Cetobacterium somerae ATCC BAA-474 DNA segment AGTATTAATATTAAAAAAACCTTTAGATATCTCTTCTGAGTTTTTTAATTTATTAATATTTATCCAATTTACATTTAATTTCTGAAAAATTTTAGCTATTTTAAATTCTCTTTTTTTAATAGAGTCACTTATTTCTTTTAAACTATTCTTTTTATATAATGCACAAAGAGGCTCTTTATAAAAATTATGAATAGGTACTGAAATATCGTAATCTCCTTTTATTTTCCCTAAATACTCAATAAACTCTTTTTTTATAAATGGAGTATCACAAGACAATACTAAACACTCGTCATTTAAAGCATTCTTTAATCCTGTAAAAATTCCACCTATTGGACCAATATCTTTCACATCATCTTTTATTACTTTAACATTATACTTTAAATATTTTTCTGGAGAATTGGATATTATTATAACCTCTGAAAAATTTCCAAGTTTTTCTATTATAATTTCAAAAAATGGTTTTCCTTTAAATTCTAAAAAACTTTTATCAATATAATTTAATCTACTTCCCTTTCCTCCAGCTAATAAAATTACACTTTTTTTATATTTCATATTTTTGTTTTATTCGAATATGTAGTATGTAGAATATGATGACTTTTGTGTCCACAAGGTTCTTTTAAATAGTTTTTATAAAGGTTAATTACCTCTATATTTTCATGAGATTTTCTTAAAGTCGAATTAGAATCAAATAAATACATCCCTTTCATTCTACTTTTTCTAACTTCTAAACTATCTGGAATAGGTGCTCCTCCTCCACTTATACATCCACCATAACAAGCCATTACTTCTATAAAATCAAAATAAATTTTATTTTTTTCAATAGCATCTAAAACTTTTTTAGCTGATCCAATACCATTTATTACAGCTACTTTAATTTTTCTTTCTCCTAAAATTATCTCTGCTGATTTTACATTTTCAAATCCTCTTAAAGTTTTAAACTCTATTTGCTTTAGTTGACCATCAGTTAAAATATGACTTACTGTTCTTAATGCTGCTTCCATAACTCCA contains these protein-coding regions:
- a CDS encoding molybdenum cofactor guanylyltransferase; amino-acid sequence: MKYKKSVILLAGGKGSRLNYIDKSFLEFKGKPFFEIIIEKLGNFSEVIIISNSPEKYLKYNVKVIKDDVKDIGPIGGIFTGLKNALNDECLVLSCDTPFIKKEFIEYLGKIKGDYDISVPIHNFYKEPLCALYKKNSLKEISDSIKKREFKIAKIFQKLNVNWININKLKNSEEISKGFFNINT